Proteins from a single region of Melanotaenia boesemani isolate fMelBoe1 chromosome 3, fMelBoe1.pri, whole genome shotgun sequence:
- the snrpc gene encoding U1 small nuclear ribonucleoprotein C has protein sequence MPKFYCDYCDTYLTHDSPSVRKTHCSGRKHKENVKDYYQKWMEEQAQSLIDKTTAAFQQGKIPPTPFPGGPPPAGPPRPGMLPTPPMGGPPMMPMMGPPPHGMMPGGPGGMRPPMGGPMQMMPGPPHMMRHPRPMMMPVRPGMARPDR, from the exons ATGCCCAA GTTTTACTGTGACTACTGCGATACGTACCTTACACATGATTCA CCATCAGTGAGGAAGACGCACTGTAGCGGgcgaaaacacaaagaaaatgtgaaggATTACTACCAGAAATGGATGGAGGAGCAGGCGCAGAGCCTGATTGATAAAACAA CTGCTGCATTTCAGCAGGGAAAGATTCCTCCCACACCATTCCCAGGTGGCCCTCCCCCAG CTGGTCCTCCTCGACCTGGCATGCTACCAACGCCCCCAATGGGAGGTCCCCCTATGATGCCAATGATGGGGCCTCCACCACATGGGATGATGCCTGGTGGGCCTG GAGGTATGAGGCCGCCAATGGGAGGACCCATGCAGATGATGCCAGGACCGCCACACATGATGCGTCATCCTCGTCCGATGATGATGCCCGTCAGGCCGGGCATGGCACGTCCAGACAGATAG
- the ilrun gene encoding protein ILRUN, with translation MEGTDMDVDAELMQKFSCMGTTDKDVLISEFQRLLGFQLNPAGCAFFLDMTNWNLQAAIGAYYDFESPSVNTPSMSFVEDVTIGEGESIPPDTAFTKTWRIQNTGAESWPPGVCLKYIGGDQFGHVNTVMVKSLDPQEISDVSVQMRSPTNPGMYQGQWRMCTATGLFYGDVIWVILSVEVGGLLGVTQQLSSFETEFNTQPQRNVQGDFNPFASPQKNKHDATDDSFRDPGGAWEQTQEPIQQDQNGLSHNAVNRVSNGLQTNLSMVTYGQGIHGPYPFGKS, from the exons ATGGAGGGCACGGACATGGACGTGGACGCGGAGCTCATGCAGAAGTTTAGCTGCATGGGCACCACGGACAAGGACGTCCTCATTTCGGAGTTTCAGAGGCTCCTGGGCTTCCAGCTTAACCCAGCCGGCTGCGCCTTCTTCCTCGACATGACCAATTG GAACCTGCAAGCTGCTATTGGTGCATATTATGACTTTGAAAGCCCCAGTGTCAACACGCCATCCATGTCCTTTGTTGAAGATGTGACAATTGGGGAAGGAGAGTCAATCCCTCCAGATACAGCGTTTACAAAGACCTGGAGGATACAGAACACAG GTGCAGAGTCGTGGCCACCGGGGGTTTGTCTCAAGTACATCGGTGGAGATCAGTTTGGGCATGTGAACACAGTTATGGTGAAGTCTCTAGACCCACAGGAAATATCAGATGTGAGTGTGCAGATGCGAAGTCCCACAAATCCAGGCATGTACCAGGGCCAGTGGAGGATGTGTACGGCCACTGGATTATTTTATGGAG ATGTAATCTGGGTGATTCTTAGTGTAGAAGTTGGAGGTCTCCTCGGCGTGACTCAGCAGCTTTCCTCCTTCGAGACAGAATTCAATACGCAACCCCAGCGCAATGTGCAGGGAGACTTCAACCCCTTTGCCTCGCCACAGAAGAACAAACACGATGCCACTGATGACAGCTTCAGAGATCCTGGTGGAGCCTGGGAACAGACACAAGAGCCAATCCAGCAAGATCAGAATGGACTGTCTCATAATGCTGTAAATAGAGTGTCAAATGGTCTCCAAACCAATCTTTCCATGGTGACTTATGGCCAG ggTATTCATGGTCCATATCCATTTGGAAAGAGCTAG